The DNA region GTGAGACGAAGATGGGCAGTAAATCATCCATTATGGCCCTGCAACGTAAACTGACCCGCTTGGATGGCCTGAAGTATATCCGCAACTCCTGTCCTCATAATTATGTGGGGCAGATTCTGGATTCTTTGGAAGCTGGGAAGCATGTGGTGATTGAGTTTGGTTCTCAGTCCAATCTGCTGTCCTATATGCTGGCCACGAACGTGATTGCTCGTCGGATTCACCACGCTTATGTGCAGAAGGCCGAGAAGTTTTTGCAGACTAAAAATGTCAGCGATCGCCCCCGCCAACTGGTGATCACAATCGAAGAGGCGCACCGCTTCCTGGATCCCGCCACAGTCGGACAGACGATTTTTGGGACGATCGCCCGTGAAATGCGGAAATACTTTGTCACCCTGCTGGTGGTCGATCAGCGTCCCTCTGGCATTGACAACGAAGTCATGTCCCAGATTGGCACCCGGATTACGGCACTGCTGAATGATGAAAAAGACATTGACGCAATTTTCACTGGAGTTTCCGGGGGACAGGCGCTGCGATCGGTCTTGGCCAAACTGGACTCCAAACAACAGGCGCTAATTCTCGGCCATGCCGTTCCCATGCCTGTTGTCATCCGCACCCGTCCCTACGACGAAACCTTCTATGCGGAAGTGGGGGACACCGCCTGGAACGAAGCCCCCGATGCCTTCGTCTTCAAAACCGCAGAAGCCGCAAAAGCGGATTTGGGATTTTGAAGCGTCATTGGTTGATAGATCCACCTGTCATACAACAGACGTATTACCTTCACACCACAGTTAAACTCCTCGGCTACAACTGAACGAGAAAATCTGAACCGACTCATTGATCGCTATTCCCATCCCCTAATCCTCAACCCCCGATCCCTGCCCCCCAATCCCTAGATCGGTTATCCCTACCCCTATCCGTAGAACCGCCGTCAAAAGTTCGGTTATTACTCTCAATTGAGACTGTTTATATTCAAAGAATTCATTCACCATAGTATGTATAGGCAGAGTTCAGCCAGACACTATGAAGCACGTTGCTACAGCTATCCACCCCCGAATAGCCAACGTTTGCCCTTCTCAATTGCGTGTCAATATCACCTACCTAGATCATCCTCCAGGGGGAAACAAAGAGGCTTTACTCCCGTCTATAATTCTGGTACGATAAAAATACGAACTCATAATGATTCCGAGTTTGACCACTTCTGTCTGTACTACTTGATTCAACCGCACAATCGTTTCGCAGGTGAAACTGTTGAATCTTCGTTAGACCTCCAATTTTTCGATCGAGTTCTTTCCCATTAGTGCAAGTGATATAGCTAGCCATCCCTACTTTTGCTCACCAGGGCACTTCTCCACAATTTCTGCAGCGGAGACATGAATCGCAGAATTGGGTGGTGCCTATTCAGTTCCATTCTTCAGTCTTTGTTTACGGAGTAGATCGCGCACCCATGACCACTGCCACTGCTAAACCTAAAACCACCAAATCTACCTTTACGGCAGACATGGTTCGGACCTATCTGCACGAAATTGGTCGCGTTCCCATGCTTACCCATGAACAGGAGATTGTTTATGGGAAGCAGGTTCAACAAATGATGGCGCTCCAAGATCAGAAAGAAGCCCTTGCCAAGAAGCTAGATCACGAACCCACCGATCAGGAATTAGCCGCCCACAACAATATGAGTGAGGCGGAGTTGAAGAGCATCATGCAACGTGGCCATCGTGCCAAGCAGAAGATGATCGAAGCAAATTTGCGCCTGGTGGTGTCGATCGCCAAGAAGTATCAGAAGCGGAATCTCGAATTCCTGGATCTGATTCAGGAAGGCACGATGGGCCTGGAGCGGGGTGTTGAGAAGTTCGACCCCACCCGTGGCTACAAGTTCTCCACTTATGCGTACTGGTGGATCCGACAAGCCATTACCCGGGCGATCGCGCAGCAGGCTCGGACTATTCGTCTGCCCATCCACATTACCGAGAAGCTGAACAAGATTAAGAAAGTTCAGCGGGAATTGTCCCAGAAGCTCGGACGGGCGGCAACTGCAATAGAAATTGCGGAAGCCCTGGAATTAGAACCTGCCCAAATTCGGGAGTTCCTGACGATCGCTCGGCAGCCTGTTTCCCTGGATCTCCGCGTGGGTGACAACCAGGACACCGAGTTGCAGGATCTGCTGGAAGACGATGGCCCTTCCCCAGAAAACTTCATGGCGCAAGAATCCCTGCGTCAGGATCTGGAAACCCTGCTGGCTGATTTGACCCCCCAACAACGGGAAGTCATTTCCCTCCGCTTCGGTCTGGAAGATGGTCACGAACTCTCCCTGGCCAAGGTCGGCGAACGCATGAACATCAGCCGGGAGCGAGTTCGTCAACTGGAACGGCAAGCCCTGGATCACCTCCGTCGCCGCAAAGCGCGGGTGCGGGAGTATCTGGCCAGCTAGTGCATCAAGCAAATTAAAAATTCAGAGTTGAGGGTTAAGAGTTAGATGTGGATTTCCATTTGCTGTCTTTTATTCTTTAATTACTCTGCAATTGCTTCAGCTACATCATCATCAGGCTTATACACTCGTGAGTTTGGATTCTCAGTATGGAGCTTGTCAAGATAGGCTTGGAGAGCAGCAGCATCATCCCGGTGTGCCAAGACGTAAGCTCGAAGCTCAAGAGCAGTCATGGTGGCAAAGTCTGGTTTTACGCTCATACAAACCTCCATTCTCCGTTCGGCTCAATTTCAATATTGATTTCTTTTTTTGTCAAAATAATCACGTTCCCAGTTCGTTTATCCAAAGTCACCAAATCAATTGCAGCGGACGGTTGAGAGTTGCTGGTGCTGAGTTCGAGACTATCTACCGCTGCTGATTTGAGCCGTTAGACAGCCAGCCTCTAGGCTGCCCAACCCCCTAATCTACTTGCGGATTTCCAGATAGCGGTGCAAGTACTCAGTGATAATGCCGTGCAGTAGCAGATTGCGGGCAGCAGCAAAGGGGCTTTCGGGGGCTAAGGGGTGGCGGTTGGTGATCACATGGTTCCAATCGTAATCTCCGGTGATGGCGCTGACGTAACAGCCAAAGTTTTCGTCGAACTCCAGGGAGAGTACGGCACGTTCAAATTCCTCACAGGTGAGCCAGAAGGAGTAGATGACTTTGAAGAGTTCGATCGCGGATTCCAGATCCAGCACCTGTGACCAGCGGCGACAGGATGGATCAATGTCAATGGTAATGGGTTGAATGCTATTGTAATTTAGCCCCTGTGCTTTCACTAATTCGAGCCAAGTCGGATGCTCTTGTTGCGCCTGGTTATAGTCCAGGACAAAGTTATAAAGGATCAGATCGTGTTCTAAAAAAACATTTTCTGCCAGGTCATTCACAGTGCGGGGATAGAGCGATGATTTTTCAATAGTCGGATTTGGGCCATTATCAATTAAAAAATTAATGATGTTGGATCCCAAATTAATGTGTCGCACAATCAAGTAACAGGCTTCTGGAGTCACAAAGTGATTTAAGAACCAGACCGCCATGCGATGCATCAACCTATAATTATGGAATTGCCAGGGCAACAATCGCTTCAGAATTAGAATGGCTGCTAAGAAGATATTGGCAACTAACTTGATGGGAATTAATAAATAATTGCGTGTCCAGTTCTGTAAGTCTCGAATCATATAGGCTTTAGCCGTTGGATCAACTGGAATGGCCTGATCCAGATAGAGGGCATCCCAGGCATTGGGATTGCGACGATCGCGGAGTTGAGGGGTATAAGGGGCGATCGGGGAGGAAGTTGCTTTAGTCGTTTCAAGGTTCATGAAAGTTTGCTGGTTTGATGATTAAATTGGAGCAAAACTCCGAGTTCTGGGGTTAGAGGGTGGGGCTAGAAGTCGGAGTTTTTCAGGAAATTGTCTAGTTTGCTTATTGGATTCAGGTCAAAACTCCGACTTCTGGAGGCATCGCCTATTGGATTTGTTCTAGCTGCAATAGGTATAAACGGGCAGTCACCTGAGCTGTCTTGACAATACGTTTAGCAATTTCCATCGTCATCCATTCGGCATTGATGATGGAGTTTAATTTACCAATGTGGGATGCATCATTATCAGCATGGTAAGCCAGGAAGGAAACTTGCTCATTTTGCAGTTTCAGAGTTTGCTTAATTTGTTCAGCCCACTGTCCTGCCAGATTATTGCCCAGTCCTTCAATGATGAACATACTGCCAATCAGATCTATCGGATTTTCCCGTGATGCCTGATGGAAAATGAAGGCAGATAATGCCTCACTGCCAATATTCTTTTCGGCTCCAACAATCTCCTGCAGTTCCCCTCCCACAGCCACATAATTGCGTTCCAGCATCTGATAATCCCGGTGTTCATCCTGAGCATGACCAATGAATAGCGATCGCAGCCTGAAATCGGCCATATTGGACGCTGCACGGGCAATCCACCTGGCTCCTTCTACTACCTGGGGCCGCAAATTCCGTAACAGGGCTTTGTAATCCTCCAGAGTGAATTCTCCCCGGTTCAACTTCCGCACGATCGGCACCGATCGTACCTGGCGCTCAAATTCCAGCCAGACCAGGGAGAGTTGGTGCAGCAGGTAGGCGGAGGGAGTGGAGGAGGGTGGAGGGGTGGAGGCGTGGAGGAGTGAGGGGGATGAGGAGGATAGGGAAGGTGAAGAGAATCTACCTTTTTCAACTCCCCCATCTTCCCTATCTCCCCTATCTTCCCCAATCCCGGCTCCCCAATCTCCGCTCCCCAATCCCGGCTCCCCTGCTACTACCGTCAACAACATATACGCCGTCGTAAAACGCCCACTTTCAGGAATGAAGCAGAAAATTTTCTGACCAGGTTGTAATTTGCCAGAATGGAATAGTTCCTCCAGCATCAGATAGATAGAGGCGGAGTGCATCCCAGTTTTGTAAGACTCATTTTGAGAATTGCCCATTAAGGTAAGCACAGCGTTGCTTCAGCACCTGTGGTACGTTACCCTTTTCCCACTGCGCCCCCGATATCTTGACGCGCCGCCCGACTTGTTTGACCGTTGATTCAATTGCACCAGAACCAATGGAAATGCCTTCGGCTTGATAATAGCCATAGTTGACAATCCGCTGTCGATGCTTGTTGAGATAGGCAATGAAAGTCGCAACCCGCTCGTGTTGCCAATCCTCAAACTGGATGATCGCTCCCTCGACATCGCCCTGCCACAAGCAGGCTTCCACCACCGCTAAACGTTGCTGGGAACCACCCACCTTGCCCAAATTCTCGATGAGGTGATACCAATCCAAAATCTCCCGTCTTTGGGTCGTGGTGCCGATCTGGGCATAAATATTCCAGATCCCATCGTGCCCATCTCCTAAGCAAGTGAGCGGGTCAGACAAGGGTTGAGGGTTGACCCAGTTAACCAATTGCTCGTTATCCTGGAAAAAAGCAGCCACACAGCACTCGTGCAGATTCACCCCCTTGTAATCTCGCCATTCACTCGGTTGTCCTTGAGGGTTCGCAATCGTACTTTGCCGCCGTCTACACTCATCTCCTCAACCACTCCTGCCACTTGCGGTAACTCGAAGGTTTGACGATGGACTAATCGTTGTTGAGTGCTGTGAGTAACCTTCACCCCAGTCAACACTTCGATGTCTTCTGCCGCTCGCTCATACGACTCGTTGGCACTGAGCAACAAACAACACTGCTCCAGGTAAGGACTCCAGCGTGTGTAGGCTTTCACCTCCAGAATTTGTGCCTGTTTCTCGCTCAAGTGCAGTCGTCCGACGATACTGTCGAGGCTGCGCTTTCGTCCACTTGTGGTGCCGCTGCTTGTTGCAATAAAAAATCCCCGAGTTCTGGACCGACGTGTTCCAGCAGATGCCCTCTTACTGCTACCTCAATCCCTGCTAATGTTTTTACTTGCTCCGGGTCGGTTTCCTCGTACAGCAGAGCGGCAAGGGCACGAGCATGGGCTTGAATTTGGGCTTTTTTCTCAGCGTCCATTGGAGTTATCGGCTAAAGGTGGAATGCTCAAAGTTTAGCGTTGTCTCCCAAACATAGCCCTAAGCACTTATACTCATCGCAAATGTGGGATGCACTCTAGAGGCGCATCCTGTATTACCGCGGGTGTAGAGGTTGGTAAACCATTTTTCTTCAGGAATCATGCAACCCGCTTTGTCCAGCAATTCCACAATTTGACCCCGGAAAAAGTGGGAGGAATAGTGGCATAGCAACCAGTCAATTTCATCTGGTTTCACTCGACCATAATCAATTAATTTCAGCCAGCCTTCTACGCCTAATTTAATCACGTTATCGAGTAAGCGAATATTTTGCCGCAGGTTGAGCGCTCCCGATCGGGCCGCTTCTACATAAGAAGGATAATCCATCCAACTTTTTTGGGCAGTCTCATCCTGGGTACCTGCATACATACAAACTGGATAAGCATTGGCATGAGAAATGGATTCAATCCACTCAATCTTTAAGCTAATTCCAGTTGTATTGGGATGATTTTTTAATAAGACGGCCCCGGCTCCATCGGATAACATCCAGCGTAAAAATTCAGTGTCAAAGCTGAGATTTTTGCCGACCTGAATATCGGTTTCTGCTTCAAAGTGGGTGTGTTTAAAGAGGCGTGAGGGTTGTTCAGAAGCAACAGCGATCGCGGCTCTCTTATCTCCTAATTTCACCTGAGAAGCGGCATACTTTAACGCGCCAATTCCCGCACAGCACACTCCCATACTGGTTAAGGTTTCAATGGGGGAAAGTTCAGGTAATTCTCCATGTACCATGCTGGCGAATCCGGGAACTAATAAATCCGCCCAACTGGTACCCGCACACAGTAAATCGATCGCGGCTGGCTCTAAGTTGATATATGATAGGGCATCTCTGACTGCATGGGCCGCCATTTGACTATTAGAATAGGTGGTTCGCTGCTGCGAATCAAGGGCATAATACCGTTGTTGAATACCATTACTTTTAAGAATACGGTTTTTTACTTTAGAGGGACGACCATTGACCTGACCTAAGTAGGTCTCCATTTGATCATTGTCAATCGGATTTCCTGGCAAAAATTTGCCGATGCTGTTGATGAATACACCGTGCATAGAAGCAATTCCTATGAAATTAGAGAAAAGTTTTTGATGAGGCAGCTAACTAGGCACTGGTTCCGTTGGATAGGAGCGTTGAAAGCACTGACGAATAGCAGTTATAAGGCATAGCGAATCGTAAACAGTTGCAACCAAGATATCCCAATTTCTAGAATTCCTAGTTTCACCGCAGGAACAACTTTCGTTGTGAAATGAACCCGGACAAAGTTGTGAACTAACCATTGCACATCTAAAGTTCTCTGTAAGTTATCTCGGCTTTTGGCATACATATTGGTTTTACGACGAAAAGCCGAGTTGCGTCGTCTTAGAGAGGCATTAAAGGCCTCCACATGGTTGGCATGAATCTGGTGGTTGTCAATCTTAGAATCTGTCTCTGGATGTTCAGCAACGGGGGCTTGGTACTTGGGACGTTTACGACCAGAACGTTTCCTTGCCCCTTTATTCTTCAGGCGTACCCGCACACCTTTGGGCAGTCGTTTCTTGGGTCTACCGGGTTGTCCATTGTGAATCACTTCATGACAAATGGCAAATAAGATTTTGCCATAGCGCCGTTCCCCATCACTGAGCAACGTCAGGTCTTGCGTTTGGTCAATCACCTCGCACAACAGGGATAAGGCGGCTTCAAACAACTGTTCATCCTTGCTGCCACAATCGAGTTCCCACAAAAAGCGACTCCTGCGCTCCATCAGCACAATAGTCCAACCTTCTGAGTCACTGGCCGGGGTATTATGATGCACTTTGGTATACAACTCATCGCCCTCAATCACCAGACTCAGAAACTGATGGATCAACCCATACAACAGCAAGGTGGGTTTCAATTCGGACAATCGCCACTCCCAATCGATGATGCTCTTCTTGGATACTCCAAATACTCGTGCTGTGGCATTGAGACCTTGTCCCTCCGTTCTGGCTTTCAACACCTCGATAATGCGACTCAACGGGGTTCTTAAGCCAGCAAT from Leptodesmis sichuanensis A121 includes:
- a CDS encoding RNA polymerase sigma factor, RpoD/SigA family, which codes for MTTATAKPKTTKSTFTADMVRTYLHEIGRVPMLTHEQEIVYGKQVQQMMALQDQKEALAKKLDHEPTDQELAAHNNMSEAELKSIMQRGHRAKQKMIEANLRLVVSIAKKYQKRNLEFLDLIQEGTMGLERGVEKFDPTRGYKFSTYAYWWIRQAITRAIAQQARTIRLPIHITEKLNKIKKVQRELSQKLGRAATAIEIAEALELEPAQIREFLTIARQPVSLDLRVGDNQDTELQDLLEDDGPSPENFMAQESLRQDLETLLADLTPQQREVISLRFGLEDGHELSLAKVGERMNISRERVRQLERQALDHLRRRKARVREYLAS
- a CDS encoding DUF6999 family protein, which produces MNLETTKATSSPIAPYTPQLRDRRNPNAWDALYLDQAIPVDPTAKAYMIRDLQNWTRNYLLIPIKLVANIFLAAILILKRLLPWQFHNYRLMHRMAVWFLNHFVTPEACYLIVRHINLGSNIINFLIDNGPNPTIEKSSLYPRTVNDLAENVFLEHDLILYNFVLDYNQAQQEHPTWLELVKAQGLNYNSIQPITIDIDPSCRRWSQVLDLESAIELFKVIYSFWLTCEEFERAVLSLEFDENFGCYVSAITGDYDWNHVITNRHPLAPESPFAAARNLLLHGIITEYLHRYLEIRK
- a CDS encoding IS1 family transposase encodes the protein MDLFSQNCPCCDSAEVHAHTRYTTQSNGTRTIHHCRRCDSYFSDTFATAIAGLRTPLSRIIEVLKARTEGQGLNATARVFGVSKKSIIDWEWRLSELKPTLLLYGLIHQFLSLVIEGDELYTKVHHNTPASDSEGWTIVLMERRSRFLWELDCGSKDEQLFEAALSLLCEVIDQTQDLTLLSDGERRYGKILFAICHEVIHNGQPGRPKKRLPKGVRVRLKNKGARKRSGRKRPKYQAPVAEHPETDSKIDNHQIHANHVEAFNASLRRRNSAFRRKTNMYAKSRDNLQRTLDVQWLVHNFVRVHFTTKVVPAVKLGILEIGISWLQLFTIRYAL
- a CDS encoding DUF6887 family protein, translating into MSVKPDFATMTALELRAYVLAHRDDAAALQAYLDKLHTENPNSRVYKPDDDVAEAIAE